A part of Leifsonia xyli subsp. xyli str. CTCB07 genomic DNA contains:
- a CDS encoding substrate-binding domain-containing protein, whose translation MRKIALATVAAAAAAALVLSGCSSRDGSSGSSTASGFDKGATIGVALPTKTSENWVLAGDLFTNGLKDAGFKGDVQYAGASGAVADQQSQIQSMITNGAKVIIIGAVDGGQLAAQAKAAHDAGATVIAYDRLILNTPNVDYYVAYDNEKVGELQGQALLDGMKKRFPDKTKYNIELFSGSPDDANSKVFFDGAMKILQPKIDDGTLTVVSKQTDIKQTATQGWLPANAQTRMDNLLAANYASTELDGVLSPNDTLARAIITSVKGAGKPIPVVTGQDSEAESVKSIMAGEQYSTINKDTRNLVKQAIAMVSDLQQGKKPETNDDKSYNNGVKVVPTYLLKPVIVTKENAAEAYANDPTLEPLTE comes from the coding sequence ATGCGCAAGATCGCACTCGCGACAGTGGCCGCTGCCGCTGCTGCTGCGCTCGTCCTGTCGGGCTGCTCCAGCCGCGATGGTTCGTCCGGCTCATCCACGGCGTCCGGCTTCGACAAGGGCGCGACCATCGGTGTGGCCCTCCCGACCAAGACATCGGAGAACTGGGTGCTCGCCGGCGACCTGTTCACCAACGGCCTCAAGGACGCGGGCTTCAAGGGCGATGTGCAGTACGCCGGCGCGTCCGGCGCTGTCGCCGATCAGCAGTCGCAGATCCAGTCGATGATCACCAACGGCGCCAAGGTCATCATCATCGGCGCTGTCGACGGCGGTCAGCTCGCCGCGCAGGCGAAGGCGGCTCACGATGCGGGTGCCACGGTCATCGCCTACGACCGCCTCATCCTGAACACGCCGAATGTCGACTACTACGTCGCCTACGACAACGAGAAGGTCGGCGAGTTGCAGGGCCAGGCCCTCCTCGACGGGATGAAGAAGCGCTTCCCGGACAAGACCAAGTACAACATCGAGCTGTTCTCCGGCTCGCCGGACGACGCCAACTCGAAGGTCTTCTTCGACGGCGCTATGAAGATCCTCCAGCCGAAGATCGACGATGGCACGCTGACGGTCGTCTCCAAGCAGACCGACATCAAGCAGACCGCCACCCAGGGCTGGCTGCCGGCCAATGCGCAGACCCGCATGGACAACCTGCTGGCGGCCAACTACGCGTCCACCGAACTCGACGGCGTCCTGTCGCCGAACGACACCCTGGCCCGCGCCATCATCACTTCGGTGAAGGGCGCTGGCAAGCCGATCCCGGTCGTCACCGGTCAGGACTCGGAGGCCGAGTCGGTCAAGTCCATCATGGCGGGCGAACAGTACTCGACCATCAACAAGGACACCCGCAACTTGGTCAAGCAGGCCATCGCGATGGTCTCCGACCTGCAGCAGGGCAAGAAGCCCGAGACGAACGACGACAAATCGTACAACAACGGCGTCAAGGTCGTCCCGACTTACCTGCTGAAGCCGGTCATCGTCACCAAGGAGAACGCGGCCGAGGCGTACGCCAACGACCCGACCCTGGAGCCGCTGACCGAATAA